A part of Thalassophryne amazonica chromosome 3, fThaAma1.1, whole genome shotgun sequence genomic DNA contains:
- the LOC117507207 gene encoding keratin, type II cytoskeletal 8-like, which produces MTSYRYSSSGSTKITRPARSLITGASRSSQRSSRISVSGGGGSGFASGYSSGFSSIPSVQSTRSFSTYSVGGGGMGSMGSMGGNFVPPTIQPVSYNQNLLNPVNVEVDPNFQVIRTKEKNDIKSLNDRFVNFIEKVRFLEQQNKMLETKWELMQGQTTARSNIEPMFEAYIANLRRQLDGLGNEKVKLESELKNMQGLVEDFKKKYEDEINKRAAAENEFVLLKKDVDAAYMNKVELEAKVDSLQDEINFLKAVYEAELLELQSQITDTSAVVEIQNNRDLNMDEIIADVRAQYEDMANKSKADAENWYHTKYKEMQSTAGQYDEDLRSTKSEIAELNRMIARLQSEIEAIKAQRANLEAQIAEAEERGELAVKDAKQRIKDLEMALQKAKQDMARQVREYQELMNVKLALDIEIATYRKLLEGEENRLNSGGPSATIHVQQTSGGGGLSMSQGGYGYSAGGFGSGSSFSRSGGVITKSVTTKTNKTLF; this is translated from the exons ATGACGTCTTACAGATATTCAAGCAGTGGCTCAACCAAGATCACTAGGCCCGCCCGAAGCTTGATCACTGGAGCTTCGCGATCTTCGCAACGCTCAAGTAGAATCTCTGTTTCTGGTGGTGGTGGTTCTGGCTTTGCATCTGGCTACAGTTCTGGCTTTAGTTCTATTCCTAGTGTGCAGAGTACTAGAAGTTTCAGTACTTATTCTGTTGGCGGTGGGGGTATGGGCAGTATGGGCAGTATGGGAGGTAATTTCGTGCCGCCTACAATCCAACCTGTCAGCTACAATCAAAACCTGCTGAATCCCGTGAATGTGGAGGTTGACCCCAACTTCCAGGTTATCCGCACCAAGGAGAAGAATGACATCAAGTCTCTGAACGACCGCTTTGTCAACTTCATTGAAAAG GTGCGCTTCCTGGAGCAGCAGAACAAGATGCTGGAGACCAAATGGGAACTCATGCAAGGACAGACCACCGCCCGATCCAACATCGAACCCATGTTCGAAGCTTATATCGCCAACCTGCGCAGACAGCTCGACGGTCTCGGCAATGAGAAGGTCAAGCTGGAGTCAGAGCTGAAGAACATGCAGGGCCTGGTTGAGGACTTCAAGAAAAA GTATGAAGATGAAATCAACAAGCGTGCAGCTgcagagaatgaatttgtgctgctgaagAAG GATGTTGATGCAGCTTACATGAACAAGGTGGAGTTGGAAGCCAAAGTTGATTCTCTCCAAGATGAAATCAACTTCCTCAAGGCTGTTTACGAGGCT GAGCTGCTCGAGCTGCAGAGCCAAATCACAGACACCTCGGCCGTTGTGGAGATACAAAACAACCGTGACTTGAACATGGATGAGATCATTGCCGATGTGCGTGCTCAGTATGAGGACATGGCTAACAAAAGCAAGGCTGATGCAGAAAACTGGTATCATACAAAG tataaggagatgcaatccACTGCTGGACAATATGATGAGGACCTGCGCTCAACCAAGAGTGAGATTGCTGAGCTGAACCGCATGATCGCCCGTCTTCAGAGTGAGATTGAGGCTATCAAGGCACAG AGGGCAAATCTGGAGGCGCAGATTGCAGAGGCTGAGGAGCGTGGAGAGCTGGCAGTGAAGGACGCCAAGCAACGTATTAAAGACCTGGAGATGGCTCTTCAGAAAGCCAAACAGGATATGGCCAGACAGGTGCGCGAATACCAGGAGCTGATGAACGTCAAGCTGGCATTGGACATTGAGATTGCCACCTACAGGAAGTTGCTGGAAGGAGAGGAGAACAG ATTGAATAGTGGAGGTCCTTCAGCAACCATCCATGTGCAGCAGACGTCTGGAGGTGGCG GATTATCCATGAGCCAGGGTGGATATGGCTACAGCGCTGGAGGTTTCGGCTCTGGTTCCAGTTTCTCTCGCAGCGGTGGTGTCATCACCAAATCTGTCaccactaaaacaaacaaaaccctgtTTTAA